Genomic DNA from Nitrosarchaeum koreense MY1:
GCAACTACAACACACTGTCGTCCAAATAGTTTCATTAGTTCAGAAATAACATTAGGATTTTTTATTGCACCAGTGTTTATGCCAACTTTATCGGCACCATTTAGTAAAATATTTCTTGCATCCTCTAATGATTTTACCCCACCTCCAACTGTAAATGGAATGTCAATTACAGAAGCAACTTTTCTTACCAAATCCTTGATTGTTTTTCTTTGTTCGTCAGATGCAGTAATATCTAAAAAAACTAATTCATCAGCACCCTCATTACTATATTTTTCAGCTAGTTCAACAGGATCTCCAGCATCTTTGATAGATTCGAAATGAAGGCCTTTTACAACTCGTCCATTTTTTACATCAAGACAGGGAATGATTCTTTTTGTTAAAGTCATACTATTTGTTTTGCCTCTTGAATTGATATTTTATTCTCATAAAGTGCTTTACCTAGAATTACACCAAAAGCATTTTGTTGTTTTACATTTTGAACGTCCTTAATATTTGAGATTCCACCGCTTGCAATTACATGTGCATTATTTAATTGACATGCTTGAGATAAAAATTCTAAATCAGGACCTTCAAGTGTTCCATCTTTACTAATATTTGTTAGTAAAAATTCAGAGAACCCAATAGATAAAAATTCTTTCATAGCATCAATTAATTTTATTTTTGTTTGGTTTTGCCATCCATGTGTCACTATTTCACCATCAAGATGATCAACGGAAATCACAATTTTTTTAGAACCCAAATTTACCAATAATTTTTGCAGTATTGATTTATCTTTGAAGGCCAATGTACCTAAAACAATTCTGTGACAAATTTTTGAGACGTCAGTAATAGTAGATTCATCTCGTAATCCGCCAGCAACTTGAATTGGAATTGAAATCTGATCAAGAATCTTCTTAATTATTGGCAGATTTGAACCAATACCAAGTGTTGCATCAAGGTCTACCAAATGAAGCATATCAGCTCCGTTTGCTTCCCATTTTTTTGCTACTTCTACAGGATTGTCACTGTATACGGTTTTCTGTTTAGGATCGCCTTTGTAGAGTCGTACTACTTGGCCATTCATTAGATCAATTGCAGGAATAACTTTCATTTTTTACACACATTTAAAAAATTTTGAATCATAATTTTTCCTACATTACCAGATTTTTCTGGATGAAACTGTGTCCCAAAAAAATTATCTTGTTCAATAACTGCAGGTACCTTAATTCCATAATCAGATTCTGCAGTAATAGCATCACAATTAATTGGGTTTACTCTATACGAGTGTACAAAATAAACCCAAGATTCATTTTTTACTCCTTCAAGAATTTTTCCAGATTTTTTAATTTCCAAATTGTTCCATCCCATATGAGGAACTTTCATAGATTGTGGAAGTACTATTACATCTCCTTCAATTACACCTAATCCTTTCTCGTTTCCTTCTTCACTTTTTTCAAAAAACATTTCCATGCCAAGACAAATTCCTAAAACAGGAGTATTATCCTTGACATACTCATGAAAATTTGTTTTTGATTTAGATATGCTTTTTATTGCAGGATCAAAATTTCCTACCCCTGGAAGTAATAATCCAGAGTAAATATTGGGCTTGTCAAAATTTGTGATAACATCTACTGTAGCTCCTGCTTTTTCAAGTGAATTTTTCAGACTGAAAATATTTCCAGCTCCGTAATCAAATATTGCTAGATTGACCATCTACATTGAACCTTTAGTGCTTGGAATACCTTTTTGTTTTTTGTCATATGAAGAAGCTTCTCTGAATGCAACTGCCAATGATTTGATGGCAGCTTCCACTTTGTGATGATCATTATCACCATACTTTACAGTAAGGTGAACACAGATGTTTAGATTTTGAAGGAGTGATTGGAAAAAGTGTTCTAAATCCTCTTTTGAGATACCTTCAATTGTGTTTCGTTTAACTGATAGTACGAGTTTCCAAAATGGTCTTTTTACTAGATCAATTGAAGTCTCAGCTAGTGACTCATCCATCGGTACTGATGCATAGCTAAATCTAGTAATTCCACTCCTTGTACCCAAGGCTTTGTCAATAGCCAAACCCATGGTAATTGCAGTATCTTCAATCAAGTGGTGCTCGATTTTGTCATTTGATTTTGCATTAACCTTAAGATCCATCATTCCATGTTTTCCAAAGGCCGTAATCAAATGATCAAGAAAGCTAATCCCAGTGTGAATAGTAGTTTTTCCGGTTCCATCTAAATTAATAGATACAGATACTGTGGTTTCTTTTGTACTACGATTTACGGAACTTTTTCGGGGCTTCATATTTTTCACAGGAGATGTACTTTGTATTATTCTAAATTTAACATCTTCGGAATCAGATTAATAGATTTCAAGACTAATTTAGCACCATTATGCTGAAATAATTCCAGTTTTGCTTGAGGATTTTTGCTGGTTCCTATAATCCCACAAAAAATAACTTTACAGCCATGTTCTGTTGCCTTTTTAGCCATTATAAAATCCTCCATAGAGTCTCCAACATAGATACAGTATTTAGAATTCATTCCATTAATTGAACGGATTAAGGATTCAGGGTTTGGTTTTGCAAGTTCTCTTGGCTCATCTTCTAAAAATGCAGAATTTTTCAGATCAAATTCGTCTAAGAGAGATTCCAGTGAATAACGAATTGATTCTAGTCCTCTTCCAGAAACAATAGCAACATTTTTTCCAAATTTTGATTTCAGTTTTTGAATTAGTTGTAGATTTAAAATTACAATATCATTGTCTATCAAACCATTTTCGGAAAACTGAGACTTTTGTTTGAATAATTTACTGTAAAGTTCCGACCCATAAAATATTTGATCAAATATTTTGTATAATGGATTATTATTACGGATTCCAGGATACGATAATTTGTTTTTAATGTCACTTATATCAACAAGGCTTTCAAGATATTTTTCTACGGATAAAATTCCAGAAGAATCAGCATTAGATATTACATCAAAGATAAATTTATGCTGATCCTTATCTAATTTTTTAGCAGCAGTTAGAGAAAGAATTGCTGCATATGTCAGATCAACTTCGTCATTGAATCCTCCACTAGATTTGAATCCGTCAATAATTTTGGAGTCAATTCTAATTTTATCTTTAATTTGAAAAAAATTTTCTAAAACATATTGTACAGTTTTGTCTATTGCAAGGTTATATGATTTTGTAATATCGATTAAAACTCCATCACAGTCAAATATTATTCCATCTGTAGAAACAAGATCATCTAAAACAGAATCATCCATGTATATTCCTGATTGTTTTTTCGTTAAAGTCATCCTAACAGATCACGAATTGCAAGTAAAAATTTAGAGTTCATTTCCTTAGTTCCAATTGTAACCCTAAGACATCCATCATGTTTTCCAATTTTTCCTAATGTTCTAATTGATATGCCTTGTTCTGCAAGAGCATTATAGACTCTTTTGTGAGAACCATGAGCGTCAAATAATACGAAATTAGCCTTGGAATCAAAGACCTCAAACGCCTCATATTTTTTGAGGTTTTCAATTATTCTTTTTCTCTCTTCTTTGATTATTTGCACTGCATCTTTCATTTGCGTGTATTGGTCTAACGCTACAATTGCAGATTCAATGGTTAGCGTACTTACTGGATATGGGTATTGCAAAACACGGTTAAAGACATCGGTGAATTTTTTGTTTGCTATAAAGTAGCCCAATCTCAAACCAGCTAAACCAAATGACTTGGATAGTGTTTGCACGACAATCAGATTTTCTTGTGATTTTACCATACCAGATAATGAAAAATCACCAAACTCTCCATAAGCTTCATCGATTATTATTAATCCGTTAAATGATTTTACTAATTTTTGTAGATCATTTTTTTGAAATTGAAATCCTGTTGGATTGTTTGGAGAATCAAGATATAGTATATCAGCACTTTTGGATAATTTAAGAAAATCATTAATGTCTAGCGTCATAGTACTGGAAAAAGGGATTGCGGTAACTGGAATAGAATATAATTTGCATCGTTCTTCAAAAAATCCAAATGTCGGATTAGATGTAATAACTTTGGTTTGCTTTGATGCAAAATTTGAAAGAATCAAATCAAGTATTTGATCAGAGCCGTTTCCAACGCCGATCATAGATGAGGGTACTTTAAGAAATTTTGATAGTTGATTAATCAAACGTTCCACACCTCCTAAAGGATATTCTCTAACATCGCAATTTTTTTTGGCGTTATTAATTAGATCTTGTTGAAATTGTTTTGATATAACATAGTTTTCATTAGAATCAAGTTTTAGTGCATCAGGATGCATCTCAGGTTTTTGGTATCCGCCAATAGAATCTAATTCATTAATCTTTTTTTTAATCCAGTCTTGTTTCATTTTATTCTACCCCGTACTGCCTCGTAGTGATTTGGTAGTCCTTCTGCTTCTGTAAATATTTCCAAATGTTTTGAAATTTTGGATAAAATTGATTTTGATGTAGAAACTTGGGTGTTAATCTTGAGAAAGTCTAAAACGGATAGAGATCCCCTAGTTTTGCCAAATCTATTTGTGGGCAAGATGTGATTTGAGCCTAAAAGATAGTCACTTGCAGATGAAGGAGTGTCGTGTCCTAGCAACACTAGTCCAGCCGAAGTGATTTTAGTTCCAAAAGCATCAGGAT
This window encodes:
- the hisA gene encoding 1-(5-phosphoribosyl)-5-[(5-phosphoribosylamino)methylideneamino]imidazole-4-carboxamide isomerase; this translates as MKVIPAIDLMNGQVVRLYKGDPKQKTVYSDNPVEVAKKWEANGADMLHLVDLDATLGIGSNLPIIKKILDQISIPIQVAGGLRDESTITDVSKICHRIVLGTLAFKDKSILQKLLVNLGSKKIVISVDHLDGEIVTHGWQNQTKIKLIDAMKEFLSIGFSEFLLTNISKDGTLEGPDLEFLSQACQLNNAHVIASGGISNIKDVQNVKQQNAFGVILGKALYENKISIQEAKQIV
- a CDS encoding imidazoleglycerol-phosphate dehydratase: MKPRKSSVNRSTKETTVSVSINLDGTGKTTIHTGISFLDHLITAFGKHGMMDLKVNAKSNDKIEHHLIEDTAITMGLAIDKALGTRSGITRFSYASVPMDESLAETSIDLVKRPFWKLVLSVKRNTIEGISKEDLEHFFQSLLQNLNICVHLTVKYGDNDHHKVEAAIKSLAVAFREASSYDKKQKGIPSTKGSM
- the hisH gene encoding imidazole glycerol phosphate synthase subunit HisH, translated to MVNLAIFDYGAGNIFSLKNSLEKAGATVDVITNFDKPNIYSGLLLPGVGNFDPAIKSISKSKTNFHEYVKDNTPVLGICLGMEMFFEKSEEGNEKGLGVIEGDVIVLPQSMKVPHMGWNNLEIKKSGKILEGVKNESWVYFVHSYRVNPINCDAITAESDYGIKVPAVIEQDNFFGTQFHPEKSGNVGKIMIQNFLNVCKK
- the hisC gene encoding histidinol-phosphate transaminase, whose translation is MKQDWIKKKINELDSIGGYQKPEMHPDALKLDSNENYVISKQFQQDLINNAKKNCDVREYPLGGVERLINQLSKFLKVPSSMIGVGNGSDQILDLILSNFASKQTKVITSNPTFGFFEERCKLYSIPVTAIPFSSTMTLDINDFLKLSKSADILYLDSPNNPTGFQFQKNDLQKLVKSFNGLIIIDEAYGEFGDFSLSGMVKSQENLIVVQTLSKSFGLAGLRLGYFIANKKFTDVFNRVLQYPYPVSTLTIESAIVALDQYTQMKDAVQIIKEERKRIIENLKKYEAFEVFDSKANFVLFDAHGSHKRVYNALAEQGISIRTLGKIGKHDGCLRVTIGTKEMNSKFLLAIRDLLG
- a CDS encoding HAD family hydrolase; translation: MTLTKKQSGIYMDDSVLDDLVSTDGIIFDCDGVLIDITKSYNLAIDKTVQYVLENFFQIKDKIRIDSKIIDGFKSSGGFNDEVDLTYAAILSLTAAKKLDKDQHKFIFDVISNADSSGILSVEKYLESLVDISDIKNKLSYPGIRNNNPLYKIFDQIFYGSELYSKLFKQKSQFSENGLIDNDIVILNLQLIQKLKSKFGKNVAIVSGRGLESIRYSLESLLDEFDLKNSAFLEDEPRELAKPNPESLIRSINGMNSKYCIYVGDSMEDFIMAKKATEHGCKVIFCGIIGTSKNPQAKLELFQHNGAKLVLKSINLIPKMLNLE